The following proteins are co-located in the Leptospira weilii genome:
- a CDS encoding ATP-dependent Clp protease adaptor ClpS → MASTQTPDLDEITSTKSTGGPWRVVLWDDNEHTYEYVIEMLVEICMMTVEKAFLHAVQVDQEKRTVVFSGEFEHAEHVQERILTYGADPRMSNSKGSMSATLEK, encoded by the coding sequence ATGGCGAGCACACAAACTCCTGACTTAGATGAGATTACCTCCACAAAGTCTACGGGAGGACCTTGGAGAGTGGTTCTTTGGGACGATAACGAGCATACCTACGAATATGTTATCGAGATGCTCGTGGAAATTTGTATGATGACCGTCGAAAAGGCGTTTTTACATGCAGTTCAAGTTGATCAAGAAAAACGTACGGTCGTTTTTTCCGGAGAATTCGAGCACGCGGAACACGTCCAAGAAAGAATTCTCACCTATGGAGCCGATCCTAGAATGTCCAACTCTAAAGGTTCGATGAGCGCTACTCTAGAAAAATAA
- a CDS encoding LA_1064 family peroxide-responsive upregulated protein, which translates to MIQILVRETTIEIAGKDKARIEMLPVCAFSDHTNLLQYCEKKGFRKTGSGLESEFFRDMDLREMKEQVRSYFKIEQPFRLHERFVIFEQELK; encoded by the coding sequence ATGATTCAAATTTTAGTTAGAGAAACCACGATCGAGATTGCTGGTAAAGATAAGGCAAGAATCGAAATGCTACCAGTGTGCGCCTTTTCAGATCATACTAATCTTTTACAATACTGCGAGAAGAAAGGCTTTCGGAAAACCGGGTCCGGACTTGAATCTGAGTTCTTTAGAGATATGGATTTGCGGGAAATGAAAGAACAAGTCAGATCTTATTTTAAGATCGAACAACCTTTTAGATTGCATGAACGTTTTGTAATATTTGAGCAGGAGTTAAAGTAA
- a CDS encoding phage tail protein has product MKTIEDILQKYPTSLFTRDPDSEIGRKWTADLDLLNEVRSVLESIKGTTDYRIQNGAILDLIGKNLKQPRNGMDDFRCRIFLSIARQKQKSKGDIYSMNEIGSQILAGTGTLYEIQELCYSGIPMYLDGSLTLNGEYPFSGSTKRPATIRVIFSGSIDSVVVSPEFNKAIAQIRAGGVRSIINYRFETSTLSGKLYGSALRSSILDGSWPLNGFTILSGANVGIQPYEIAFGTGGLESGVPRSPQDSDTGLQNEVFRKLVEIQNNPDGTRSFKATIKQSELIGQSINEIGLFDEDGGLLFVKTFPSKPKDNLIVYDFIIKEEFQ; this is encoded by the coding sequence ATGAAGACGATCGAAGATATCTTGCAAAAATATCCGACGTCTCTTTTTACTCGTGATCCGGACTCAGAAATCGGAAGGAAATGGACAGCGGATCTTGATTTGTTAAACGAAGTTCGTTCTGTATTAGAATCGATCAAAGGCACAACGGATTACAGAATTCAAAATGGAGCTATTCTTGATCTTATTGGTAAGAATCTTAAACAACCACGGAACGGAATGGACGATTTTAGGTGTCGCATCTTTCTTTCCATCGCAAGACAAAAGCAGAAGTCCAAAGGCGACATCTATTCGATGAACGAAATCGGTTCTCAGATTCTTGCTGGAACCGGAACGTTATATGAGATTCAAGAATTATGTTATTCAGGTATTCCGATGTATCTGGATGGATCATTAACTCTCAATGGAGAATATCCATTCTCAGGAAGCACAAAAAGACCGGCTACAATTCGAGTTATTTTTTCTGGCTCGATTGATTCTGTCGTAGTTAGCCCGGAGTTTAACAAAGCGATCGCTCAAATTCGTGCAGGCGGTGTTCGCTCTATTATAAACTATCGATTCGAAACTTCGACACTCTCCGGAAAACTATATGGCTCGGCTCTTCGTTCATCTATTTTAGATGGCAGTTGGCCGCTCAACGGTTTTACGATTCTCTCCGGGGCCAATGTCGGAATCCAACCGTATGAAATTGCATTTGGAACGGGTGGACTTGAATCTGGTGTGCCTCGCTCGCCTCAAGATTCGGATACGGGGCTTCAAAATGAAGTTTTTAGGAAGCTCGTTGAAATTCAAAACAATCCAGATGGGACACGAAGTTTTAAAGCGACAATCAAGCAGTCTGAACTCATCGGACAAAGTATCAATGAAATCGGTCTGTTTGATGAGGACGGTGGTCTACTTTTTGTTAAGACATTCCCGTCTAAACCAAAAGACAATCTGATAGTTTATGATTTCATAATAAAAGAGGAGTTCCAATGA